The following are from one region of the Sorghum bicolor cultivar BTx623 chromosome 2, Sorghum_bicolor_NCBIv3, whole genome shotgun sequence genome:
- the LOC8069130 gene encoding protein LURP-one-related 10 yields the protein MAAPPPLPAPPPPEPSGGVVAPVAVVAPHFCAPYVVQLLVKERFSLREGDFTITDTNGAVVITVKGALISIHNRRLLLDAAGNPLLSLREKVISMHNTWEAYRGDSTRSSDLLFTAKKSSILQLFKTEMYIYLASNTSHEVCDFMMKGSFNERSCSFYLGNSNILIAKMHREHTATSMVLGTDCFSLTVFPNVDYVFIAALVVILQEIHTDKND from the exons ATGGCAGCGCCTCCGCCCCTGCCGGCACCACCACCGCCGGAGCCCAGCGGAGGCGTCGTAGCCCCGGTGGCGGTGGTGGCCCCGCATTTCTGCGCGCCCTACGTGGTGCAGCTGTTGGTGAAGGAGAGATTCAGCCTCCGGGAGGGCGACTTCACCATCACCGACACTAATGGCGCCGTCGTGATCACAGTCAAGGGCGCCTTGATCAGCATCCACAACCGTCGCCTCCTCCTCGATGCCGCCGGCAATCCCCTCCTCTCTCTGCGGGAGAAG GTAATTAGCATGCACAACACATGGGAAGCGTATAGAGGGGATAGCACGAGATCAAGCGACTTGCTCTTCACTGCCAAGAAATCTTCAATCCTCCAACTGTTCAAAACAGAGATGTATATCTACCTGGCTTCCAACACTTCACATGAGGTCTGCGATTTCATGATGAAGGGTAGCTTCAATGAGAGATCATGCTCTTTCTATCTTGGTAACTCCAACATTTTGATTGCTAAA ATGCACCGTGAGCATACCGCCACAAGCATGGTGTTGGGAACAGACTGTTTCAGTCTCACCGTATTTCCAAATGTCGACTACGTGTTCATTGCGGCGCTTGTTGTGATTCTGCAGGAGATTCACACGGATAAAAATGACTGA
- the LOC8078464 gene encoding protein LURP-one-related 15, giving the protein MEGVPMADLQHWQILYRLPKSDCRGSTNARPGADLAAAACPDPTMRQAKQPSPSRINRDLRLEAVGLPASINRFCQPLVFTMHDKWKVFRGDSAAANDLLFTVKRTSIFQLKTKLDVFLAGNTTAEQVCDFKIKGNYFERSCAFYRGNSNVLIAQMNRKFTLSNVLLGKDTYSVSVFPHVDYLFIAALVVILDEIHRDQSK; this is encoded by the exons ATGGAGGGCGTACCAATGGCTGATCTGCAGCACTGGCAAATCCTCTACCGCCTCCCTAAATCCGATTGTAGGGGCTCCACCAATGCGCGTCCAGGTGCTGATTTGGCAGCGGCGGCGTGTCCCGACCCGACAATG AGGCAGGCAAAGCAACCTTCTCCGTCACGGATTAACCGTGACCTTCGATTGGAGGCAGTTGGATTGCCCGCCTCCATTAATCGTTTTTGCCAGCCTCTG GTATTTACTATGCATGACAAATGGAAAGTGTTCAGAGGGGATAGCGCGGCTGCAAATGATTTGCTATTCACAGTGAAGAGAACATCCATTTTCCAACTGAAGACAAAGTTGGATGTCTTTCTGGCTGGGAATACCACAGCAGAGCAGGTATGCGATTTCAAGATCAAGGGTAACTACTTCGAGCGGTCTTGTGCCTTCTATCGTGGCAACTCCAACGTACTGATTGCTCAA ATGAATCGCAAGTTTACTTTGTCAAATGTGCTACTCGGAAAGGACACGTACAGTGTTAGCGTGTTCCCTCACGTGGACTACTTATTCATCGCGGCTCTTGTTGTGATTCTGGATGAGATACACAGGGATCAATCCAAATGA
- the LOC110432161 gene encoding protein LURP-one-related 15-like — protein MAAPYYGGGPAPPPAAAPAPVAVVSPQFCAPYVVPLTVTKKAISLSDGDFTVTDANGAVVLRVKGAIFSVRHRRVLLDAAGQPILSMQEKVFSMHNRWEVFRGDSSNASDLLFTAKKSSIIQLKTEMDIFLAANTAQQLCDFKIKGSYFDRSCAFYLGDSNNMIAQMNRQFTVSNVLLGKDTFGVTVFPNVDYVFIAALVVILDEIHRERSD, from the exons ATGGCGGCGCCCTACTACGGCGGAGGCCCTGCGCcgccaccggcggcggcgccggccccTGTGGCGGTGGTGTCCCCGCAGTTCTGCGCGCCGTACGTGGTGCCCCTGACGGTGACCAAGAAGGCCATCAGCCTCTCCGACGGCGACTTCACCGTCACCGACGCCAACGGCGCCGTCGTGCTGCGGGTCAAGGGCGCCATCTTCAGCGTCCGCCACCGCCGCGTCCTCCTCGACGCCGCCGGCCAGCCCATCCTGTCCATGCAGGAGAAG GTATTTAGCATGCACAACAGGTGGGAGGTCTTCAGAGGGGATAGCTCCAACGCAAGCGACTTGCTCTTCACTGCCAAGAAATCTTCCATCATCCAACTAAAGACAGAGATGGACATCTTCCTGGCTGCCAACACCGCGCAGCAGTTGTGCGATTTCAAGATCAAGGGTAGCTACTTCGACAGGTCATGCGCCTTCTACCTTGGCGACTCTAACAACATGATTGCTCAA ATGAACCGTCAGTTTACTGTCTCGAACGTACTGCTTGGGAAGGACACGTTCGGTGTCACCGTGTTCCCAAATGTTGACTACGTGTTCATCGCAGCTCTTGTTGTGATACTGGATGAGATTCATAGGGAACGATCCGACTGA